In Deferribacterota bacterium, a single window of DNA contains:
- the murA gene encoding UDP-N-acetylglucosamine 1-carboxyvinyltransferase codes for MLEELFIVDKSSYLTGNVTISGSKNASLPVLAATILAEGAYEIDNVPDLLDVQNILYLLNDLGCSSKRIGHKVVIESNYSENYVASYELVRKMRASILVLAPLLAKRRRAKVSLPGGCAIGERPIDQHIKALKMMGANIDIKHGYIVAECKRLKGTDVFLDVSTVTGTENIIMAAVLAKGKTVIQNAAQEPEVIDLCGFLKKMGANISGEGSKIIEIIGVDSLSPTNYNITYDRIEAGTFICIVGAASGEIIIKKTPINYMKIVLEKLAETGISIDIIDSETIRVKSEKRLRAVDITTQPYPGFPTDLQAPFMGLMIASEGISVITEDIFENRFMHIAEFKRMGANIILRNRSAIIRPSRKLTGTDVNATDLRAGAGLVVAALQAEGQSRIHNIAYIDRGYEYFERKLQNIGVNIKRIRKEIK; via the coding sequence ATGTTGGAAGAATTGTTTATAGTTGATAAAAGTTCATATTTGACTGGTAATGTTACTATTAGTGGCTCAAAGAATGCAAGTCTGCCGGTTTTAGCTGCAACTATTTTGGCGGAAGGTGCCTATGAGATAGACAATGTCCCTGATCTGTTAGACGTACAAAATATATTATATTTATTAAATGATCTAGGTTGTTCCTCTAAAAGAATAGGCCATAAGGTAGTAATAGAAAGTAATTACAGTGAAAATTATGTTGCTTCATATGAGTTGGTAAGAAAAATGAGAGCCTCAATTTTGGTTTTGGCTCCTTTATTGGCTAAAAGAAGAAGAGCAAAGGTGTCCCTGCCAGGTGGTTGTGCAATAGGGGAGAGGCCAATTGATCAGCATATAAAAGCACTTAAAATGATGGGTGCAAACATTGATATAAAACATGGTTATATAGTAGCTGAGTGTAAAAGATTAAAAGGAACAGATGTTTTTTTAGATGTAAGTACAGTTACTGGAACAGAAAATATTATAATGGCTGCGGTATTAGCAAAAGGTAAAACTGTCATACAGAATGCTGCACAAGAACCTGAAGTAATAGATTTATGTGGTTTTTTAAAAAAGATGGGGGCTAATATTTCTGGTGAGGGGAGTAAAATAATAGAGATTATAGGCGTGGATTCCTTAAGCCCAACTAATTATAATATTACATATGATAGGATTGAAGCAGGAACATTTATCTGCATTGTAGGTGCAGCCTCAGGTGAAATAATTATAAAAAAAACTCCCATAAATTATATGAAAATTGTATTAGAGAAATTAGCTGAAACTGGGATATCTATTGATATTATTGATAGTGAAACTATTAGAGTAAAATCAGAGAAAAGATTAAGGGCGGTGGATATCACAACACAACCCTATCCAGGTTTTCCAACAGATTTACAGGCACCATTTATGGGTTTAATGATTGCATCAGAGGGTATTTCTGTTATAACAGAAGATATATTTGAAAATAGATTTATGCATATAGCAGAGTTTAAGAGAATGGGTGCAAATATTATTTTAAGAAATAGATCTGCTATAATAAGGCCTTCAAGAAAATTAACTGGAACAGATGTTAATGCAACAGACTTGAGGGCAGGTGCAGGTTTAGTTGTAGCAGCTTTACAAGCAGAGGGCCAGAGTAGGATTCATAACATTGCCTATATTGATAGGGGTTATGAATATTTTGAAAGAAAATTGCAAAATATTGGTGTAAATATAAAAAGAATAAGGAAGGAAATAAAATAG
- the hisG gene encoding ATP phosphoribosyltransferase — translation MPVGRLSEEVVNLFSNKGLLNKEVIKLSGRKLVFEDQKNNLILLFIRNKDVPVYVEYGACDIGVVGKDILLELESDVYELYDLQLGKCKICVAGLKEGVFKYKAGMRVATKYPNITKKFFMKKGYSIDAIELYGSIEVAPLLGLSDLIVDLVSTGETLRKNGLTIAEIICLSTARLIANKNLTRIKFERIRELLNYLCY, via the coding sequence ATACCTGTAGGGAGATTATCTGAAGAGGTTGTAAATTTATTTTCAAATAAAGGCTTGTTAAATAAAGAAGTGATCAAACTGTCAGGTCGTAAACTTGTTTTTGAAGACCAGAAGAATAATCTCATTCTATTATTTATTAGAAATAAAGATGTTCCAGTTTACGTAGAGTACGGTGCGTGTGATATAGGTGTTGTTGGTAAAGATATACTCCTTGAATTAGAGTCAGATGTTTATGAGTTATATGACCTACAATTGGGCAAATGTAAGATATGTGTTGCTGGATTAAAAGAAGGTGTGTTTAAATATAAGGCAGGTATGAGAGTTGCCACAAAATACCCAAATATAACTAAAAAGTTCTTCATGAAGAAAGGTTATTCTATAGATGCAATTGAATTATATGGTTCAATTGAGGTTGCCCCACTGTTGGGTTTGTCAGATTTAATAGTTGACTTAGTTTCAACGGGTGAAACATTGAGGAAGAATGGTTTGACTATAGCCGAGATAATTTGCCTTTCAACTGCTAGACTAATAGCTAATAAAAATTTGACTAGGATAAAATTTGAGAGAATAAGAGAATTGTTAAATTATTTATGTTACTAA
- the bamA gene encoding outer membrane protein assembly factor BamA, producing the protein MLLRCITGFIIFFILGSNLLFAATITKVKVVGNKRISDNKVLEYAVKPNTEFSFDLIDKSIKKMYASGYFYDIKVDLSVEGEDLVLTYIVKEKPYVNSIYFEGNKELSSDKLVAIISLKGGDILDFKKINKAIEEIRKEYENKSYYNVDISYDIEEAANGDVDVVFSIDEGSKAMVEKITFLGNKEIDNKRLKKVIATKEKWFLSWLTGSGHLKREDLMLDRDRIRNEYYNNGFIKVQVGEPEVKVHKKENYLEVIFRIQEGPQYKVGEISFEGNEHLTNEELEKRIELKSGDIFGSQVFRNDIERLTKAFTAIGYAFANVNPKTYIDDNTRTVDITYSIEENRLVKINRIIIEGNVKTRDRVIRRELKIVEGETYSSEKIELSKKALERLDYFEEVNFIEEPLQLDKIDLKINVKEKSTGTFTVGAGFSTLDGIVGLFQIRQSNLFGLGYSARLTGELGTERSRFIINFTNSWLFDKPITFGVDVFRWEDEYFDYDERITGAAVRLGHPIIGRKLYIIYRLAYEQFHISDIEEEASWEIKKFRGDMSTISIAPTIEWNTIDFPADPSKGNQTKLMLKYAGFGGDSEFIKAVFSSKQYQPLFWKFVGMVNGEIGYIKEFNDKEIPLNERFYLGGMHSVRGYEYGEISPEDESGFEYGGDKYLLFNAEAVFPISEEINLKGVVFFDAGNVWEDGESILSSDLKRSVGAGIRWRSPFGPIRVEYGIKLDKEHDESRGRLDFSVGGMF; encoded by the coding sequence ATGTTACTAAGATGTATAACCGGTTTTATTATATTTTTTATATTGGGTAGTAACCTGCTATTCGCTGCAACAATCACTAAAGTAAAGGTTGTGGGCAATAAAAGAATATCAGATAATAAGGTTTTGGAATATGCAGTTAAACCAAACACAGAGTTTAGTTTTGATTTAATTGATAAATCGATTAAGAAGATGTATGCATCAGGTTATTTCTATGATATAAAAGTTGATCTCTCAGTAGAAGGTGAGGATTTGGTTTTAACATATATAGTTAAAGAAAAGCCCTATGTAAATAGTATATATTTTGAAGGTAACAAAGAATTATCATCTGACAAATTGGTTGCTATAATATCTCTTAAAGGTGGTGATATACTTGATTTTAAAAAAATAAATAAAGCCATAGAGGAGATCAGAAAGGAATATGAGAATAAGAGCTATTATAATGTAGATATTTCTTATGATATTGAGGAAGCGGCTAATGGAGACGTTGATGTTGTTTTTTCTATAGATGAAGGATCTAAGGCTATGGTTGAAAAGATTACCTTTCTGGGTAATAAAGAGATTGATAATAAAAGGCTTAAAAAAGTTATTGCAACCAAAGAAAAATGGTTTTTGTCATGGTTAACCGGTAGTGGTCATTTAAAAAGGGAAGATTTGATGTTAGACAGGGATAGGATTAGAAATGAATACTACAATAATGGTTTTATTAAAGTTCAGGTAGGCGAACCAGAAGTTAAAGTACATAAAAAGGAGAACTATTTAGAGGTTATTTTTAGAATTCAAGAGGGCCCACAATATAAGGTAGGTGAAATATCATTTGAAGGCAATGAACATTTAACAAATGAGGAATTAGAAAAAAGAATAGAACTCAAAAGTGGTGATATCTTTGGCAGTCAAGTTTTTAGAAATGATATTGAAAGATTAACTAAAGCTTTTACAGCGATAGGGTATGCATTTGCCAATGTTAACCCAAAGACATATATTGATGACAATACCAGAACAGTTGATATAACATATTCAATTGAAGAGAATAGACTAGTAAAGATTAATAGAATAATTATTGAGGGCAATGTTAAAACAAGGGATAGAGTCATAAGAAGGGAATTAAAAATTGTAGAGGGCGAAACTTATAGTAGTGAAAAAATTGAGCTTTCTAAGAAAGCCTTAGAAAGATTAGACTATTTTGAAGAGGTTAACTTTATCGAAGAGCCTCTTCAGTTAGATAAAATAGATTTAAAAATAAATGTTAAAGAAAAATCTACTGGAACATTTACAGTAGGAGCTGGTTTTTCAACGCTTGATGGTATTGTTGGATTGTTTCAAATTAGGCAGAGTAATTTATTTGGTTTGGGTTATTCAGCAAGGTTAACTGGTGAGCTTGGGACAGAACGTTCAAGGTTTATTATAAACTTTACAAATTCTTGGCTCTTTGATAAACCAATCACATTTGGAGTAGATGTATTTAGATGGGAAGATGAGTATTTTGATTACGATGAAAGGATAACGGGTGCAGCTGTTAGATTAGGACACCCAATTATAGGTAGAAAATTATATATTATTTATAGGTTAGCCTATGAACAATTTCATATCTCTGATATTGAGGAAGAGGCTTCTTGGGAGATAAAGAAATTTAGAGGGGATATGTCAACTATAAGTATAGCTCCTACAATTGAGTGGAATACTATTGATTTTCCAGCTGATCCAAGCAAGGGAAATCAGACAAAACTTATGTTAAAATATGCTGGGTTTGGTGGTGATAGTGAGTTTATTAAAGCTGTTTTTTCATCGAAACAATATCAACCACTATTTTGGAAGTTTGTAGGAATGGTTAATGGAGAGATTGGTTATATTAAGGAGTTTAATGATAAAGAAATACCACTAAATGAAAGATTTTATTTAGGTGGTATGCATTCAGTAAGGGGTTATGAATATGGAGAAATTTCACCAGAGGATGAGTCAGGGTTTGAATATGGAGGTGATAAATATTTACTATTTAATGCAGAGGCAGTATTTCCAATATCAGAGGAAATAAATTTGAAAGGAGTTGTCTTTTTTGATGCAGGTAATGTGTGGGAAGATGGGGAGTCTATTTTATCATCAGATTTAAAGAGATCTGTTGGTGCGGGTATTAGATGGAGAAGTCCTTTTGGACCTATTAGAGTGGAATATGGTATTAAACTTGACAAAGAGCATGATGAGTCAAGAGGCAGGTTAGATTTTTCTGTTGGTGGTATGTTTTAA
- a CDS encoding OmpH family outer membrane protein encodes MKRIFLTSMLIIFAITVIPLHADVKVGVANLQRALDESEAGKQAVEKMKEFFQEKQKEINRRKAELAQLKEEITNQSSLLTEEAKKDKMSTYQDRMKELQRFIQDSNEEMRKKESEYVSKIARELRDVVKELGRELGYDLIIEADQGGVLYNSNMVDITGKVIERYNRKWKAKD; translated from the coding sequence ATGAAAAGGATATTTTTAACGTCAATGTTGATTATTTTTGCTATAACTGTAATACCGCTACATGCAGATGTTAAGGTTGGGGTTGCAAACCTGCAAAGGGCATTAGATGAGAGCGAGGCAGGCAAACAGGCAGTAGAAAAAATGAAGGAGTTTTTTCAAGAAAAGCAAAAAGAGATTAATAGGCGTAAAGCTGAATTAGCTCAGTTGAAAGAAGAGATAACTAATCAAAGTTCTCTATTAACTGAAGAAGCTAAAAAAGATAAAATGTCTACCTATCAAGATAGGATGAAGGAGTTACAGAGATTTATTCAAGATTCTAATGAAGAGATGAGGAAAAAAGAGAGTGAATATGTAAGTAAGATTGCCAGGGAATTGAGAGACGTTGTAAAAGAATTGGGAAGGGAATTAGGTTATGATTTAATTATAGAGGCAGATCAAGGTGGTGTACTGTATAATTCTAATATGGTGGATATTACTGGTAAAGTTATAGAGCGATATAATAGAAAATGGAAAGCTAAGGATTAG